In one window of Rhodoglobus vestalii DNA:
- a CDS encoding DivIVA domain-containing protein: MSTTFPRTRKSKLGYNVDQVEDFLEEARSAYTSERTDAAVVSSRTIRTLAFAMQKGGYSPIHVDSALERLEDAFASRERDRSITELGESAWYANARSEAQEILNRLARPRGKKFSRVSSFTIGYSVKDVDMFADELASYFHSGAPLTIDRVRTAAFRSTKGGYRESQIDHLLDAVIDVMLAVR, from the coding sequence GTGAGCACCACTTTCCCCCGTACCCGCAAGTCGAAACTAGGTTATAACGTCGATCAAGTGGAGGACTTCCTTGAAGAGGCTCGAAGTGCCTACACCTCTGAGCGAACCGACGCGGCCGTGGTTTCGTCTCGCACCATCCGTACGCTCGCTTTTGCGATGCAAAAAGGCGGATATTCGCCGATTCACGTTGATTCTGCCTTAGAGCGGCTCGAAGATGCGTTTGCGTCGCGAGAGCGTGATCGCTCAATCACAGAGCTCGGTGAGTCCGCATGGTATGCGAACGCTCGGTCTGAGGCGCAAGAAATTCTCAATCGCCTCGCACGGCCGAGGGGCAAGAAATTTTCGCGCGTAAGCTCATTCACCATCGGATACTCCGTCAAAGACGTCGACATGTTTGCCGACGAACTGGCCAGCTATTTTCACAGTGGTGCGCCCCTGACCATTGATCGTGTGCGCACGGCCGCCTTCCGCAGCACGAAGGGTGGCTATCGTGAATCTCAGATAGATCACCTGCTGGACGCCGTAATCGATGTCATGCTTGCGGTGCGCTAG
- a CDS encoding alpha/beta hydrolase, whose translation MSDAIRGATELPAKRENIELQTADGFTLVGELSLPVSGHIAATLVTLHPLPTAGGFMDSHIIRKAAARLPALADVAVLRFNFRGVTSPRGTSGGSFGEGELEQYDLAAAMDFVRERDLPNVWLMGWSFGTEVTLKFGREHPIAGAILLSPPLHRSTAEEVAAWAGGERRLVAIIPELDDYLRPDEAAKRFASVPELEFVAVEGGKHLWVGEAQTYRVLNEVVARLNPMLVPLPRTWPPETTGSL comes from the coding sequence GTGAGCGACGCCATTAGAGGGGCCACCGAACTGCCAGCCAAGCGCGAAAATATTGAGCTGCAGACGGCTGATGGGTTCACTCTTGTTGGCGAGCTTTCTCTGCCTGTGTCTGGACATATCGCTGCCACTCTCGTTACTTTGCATCCACTGCCGACCGCGGGTGGGTTTATGGACTCACACATTATTCGCAAAGCTGCGGCCCGGCTTCCGGCGCTTGCGGATGTTGCGGTGTTGCGGTTCAACTTTCGAGGAGTCACTTCGCCCCGCGGCACTTCAGGGGGCTCTTTCGGGGAGGGGGAGCTTGAACAATACGATCTCGCTGCCGCAATGGATTTTGTGCGCGAACGTGACTTGCCCAATGTCTGGTTGATGGGCTGGTCGTTTGGCACGGAGGTAACCCTTAAGTTCGGTCGCGAACATCCCATTGCAGGAGCTATCTTGTTGTCTCCACCCCTCCACCGGTCGACCGCTGAGGAGGTCGCGGCTTGGGCGGGTGGCGAACGACGGTTGGTTGCGATCATCCCCGAACTCGATGACTATTTGCGTCCGGACGAGGCCGCAAAACGGTTCGCTTCGGTTCCGGAGCTTGAATTTGTGGCGGTTGAGGGCGGCAAGCACCTTTGGGTGGGTGAGGCACAGACGTATCGTGTGCTTAATGAGGTCGTCGCGCGACTCAACCCGATGCTTGTGCCGCTGCCTCGCACGTGGCCTCCCGAGACCACCGGGTCACTCTGA
- a CDS encoding lytic transglycosylase domain-containing protein: MVKNSRTAILRAQARSQGADTSGRHKRSSWSLPIFASIASLGFVATFMMVPANPVSMVSAAGLPANEVERAEVQSLTVAEGFVNKIDRDKLATKEIVNEPVLPPAPIAPAAGSPDPGTAQAIAQSMLSARGLGADQYSCLVSLWNGESGWNVYAMNPSSGAYGIPQALPGSKMASAGADWATNPATQIAWGLSYIEGRYATPCGAWAYAENNGWY, translated from the coding sequence GTGGTCAAAAACTCGCGAACGGCAATTCTCCGCGCTCAGGCTCGAAGTCAGGGCGCGGACACTTCTGGGCGCCACAAACGTTCCTCATGGAGCCTGCCGATCTTCGCATCCATCGCCAGTTTGGGTTTTGTCGCAACCTTCATGATGGTCCCCGCGAACCCGGTGAGTATGGTGTCAGCGGCGGGTTTGCCTGCGAATGAGGTTGAGCGTGCTGAGGTGCAGTCGCTCACTGTCGCCGAAGGTTTTGTGAACAAAATTGATCGCGACAAGCTCGCTACTAAAGAGATCGTTAACGAGCCGGTTCTTCCGCCGGCCCCCATCGCGCCGGCGGCAGGGTCGCCAGACCCGGGTACCGCTCAAGCTATCGCGCAGTCAATGCTCTCCGCGCGCGGCTTGGGGGCCGACCAATACAGCTGTCTTGTTAGCCTCTGGAATGGCGAATCAGGGTGGAACGTCTACGCGATGAATCCGTCGAGTGGTGCGTACGGCATCCCACAGGCTTTACCGGGAAGCAAGATGGCGTCGGCTGGCGCTGACTGGGCCACCAACCCCGCAACTCAGATCGCGTGGGGTCTGAGCTACATTGAAGGTCGCTATGCCACTCCCTGCGGCGCTTGGGCTTACGCGGAGAATAACGGCTGGTATTAG
- a CDS encoding phosphatidate cytidylyltransferase codes for MVSEFEAQVRATNDKINARTGRNLAMALTVGLALGLSLLFSLIFVKELYMLFAGVLVAFTAFELASALRFAGLNIPRLPTVIAAVAVVPASFYWLAEGQWYVTLAGIAFVGLWRLVELVRPSHRTSARAVLRDLGAGVFVMLYIAFLASFTVLLTAQDGGEWWTLALLIVVVVSDIGAYASGLSFGKHPMAPTISPNKTWEGFAGAAAASVLAGVLLALFMIDQPVWVGIIFGLVILGTATMGDLAESLIKRDLGIKDISTWLPGHGGFLDRVDSSLLSAAAGYALFLIFA; via the coding sequence ATGGTTTCCGAATTTGAAGCTCAGGTTCGCGCAACGAACGACAAGATCAACGCCCGTACGGGGCGTAATTTGGCGATGGCGCTCACCGTGGGCCTCGCACTGGGTCTCTCCCTGTTGTTCAGCCTGATCTTCGTCAAAGAGCTGTACATGCTCTTTGCTGGTGTTCTCGTGGCCTTCACGGCGTTTGAGTTGGCCAGCGCACTGCGGTTCGCTGGGCTCAACATTCCGCGCCTTCCCACGGTCATCGCCGCCGTTGCGGTAGTGCCGGCATCGTTTTATTGGCTCGCTGAGGGCCAGTGGTATGTCACGCTTGCGGGGATCGCCTTCGTAGGGTTGTGGAGACTCGTCGAGCTAGTGCGTCCCAGCCACCGCACCTCTGCGCGCGCCGTGCTGAGGGACTTGGGTGCTGGCGTCTTTGTGATGCTCTATATCGCTTTCTTGGCAAGCTTCACTGTGCTGCTCACCGCTCAAGACGGCGGTGAATGGTGGACCCTGGCGCTGCTCATTGTCGTGGTCGTGAGTGATATCGGTGCCTATGCCAGTGGGCTCTCGTTCGGAAAGCATCCGATGGCGCCGACTATCAGCCCCAATAAGACGTGGGAGGGTTTTGCGGGCGCCGCTGCCGCCTCGGTCCTCGCTGGAGTGCTCTTGGCTCTCTTCATGATCGATCAGCCCGTGTGGGTCGGCATCATCTTTGGTCTCGTCATTTTAGGCACCGCCACCATGGGAGATCTTGCGGAATCACTGATCAAGCGTGACTTGGGAATTAAAGACATCAGCACGTGGCTTCCCGGGCACGGAGGGTTCCTTGACCGTGTCGATTCCTCGTTACTGTCGGCTGCCGCCGGCTATGCGCTGTTTCTTATCTTTGCGTAG
- a CDS encoding MMPL family transporter, protein MSRFRTFITARRTSWIVLVAALVAAGAIFAAGTGNEEGTLPGVGLPDSAESAQAAAAAEDLPGSDSTVALLVFSRDGETLSDSDTAAVSAAAESLSDLSAEGFVPPPAFSDDGTTALVTVPLEKLSEAGEQAERADEIRAEANSSLPSGLEALLSGPEGFAVDIAAVFDGANFTLLLTTVIVVAVLLLVTYRSPWLWLVPLVVVGTADGLAGIVAARVAALAGIQLDASVTGILSVLVFGAGTNYALLLIARYRDELRLVEDRREAMSRALRGAGPAIIASGGTVVLALLTLAFAELQGNRALGIACATGVVIAMIFALVVLPAALVLFGRGLFWPYIPKFGSEGSAERGVWHKLGVFVSQKPVAVAILGAVVLGALSLGVPQIKIGLSQTESFTQVPEAVQGQDIIADAFPAGSGSPASVVVDSDYADEVAQAAEGVNGVDSVRIGESTATITQISVVLDDAAETEASFAAIEALRSELSTIDGANALVGGLDAQALDVERAQQADQDLVIPLILGLVFIVLVILLRSLVAPIVLLLTVVASFFASLGASWLLFESVFGFPAIDTNVVLFSFLFLVALGVDYNIFLVTRAREEALEHGTRVGMIRALASTGGVITSAGILLAAVFAVLGVLPLITLTQIGIIVCIGVLLDTLLVRTVIVPSLAFIAGEKFWWPGRAILVSAEVSTSDQSAPKHAAPKHTAGKHTVDH, encoded by the coding sequence ATGTCTCGCTTCAGGACCTTCATCACAGCGCGGCGCACCTCCTGGATAGTTCTCGTTGCGGCGCTTGTCGCAGCGGGAGCAATTTTTGCTGCCGGAACCGGCAACGAAGAAGGAACGCTCCCGGGGGTCGGGCTGCCAGACTCGGCCGAATCGGCTCAAGCCGCTGCCGCAGCTGAAGACCTCCCCGGTTCTGACTCCACCGTCGCGTTGCTGGTCTTCAGCCGCGATGGCGAAACACTCAGCGACAGCGACACTGCGGCCGTTAGCGCTGCAGCCGAGTCCCTCAGTGATCTTTCGGCAGAGGGTTTCGTGCCGCCGCCCGCGTTCTCTGATGACGGAACGACGGCACTCGTGACCGTTCCTCTCGAGAAGCTTTCCGAAGCAGGGGAGCAGGCGGAACGCGCCGACGAGATTCGCGCGGAGGCAAATTCGAGCCTCCCCAGTGGGCTCGAAGCCCTCCTCAGCGGCCCGGAAGGATTCGCCGTCGACATCGCCGCCGTGTTCGATGGGGCCAACTTCACTCTCCTGCTGACCACCGTCATTGTTGTCGCCGTTCTGCTGCTGGTCACCTATCGCAGTCCCTGGTTGTGGCTCGTTCCCTTGGTTGTCGTGGGCACTGCTGACGGTCTCGCCGGAATCGTCGCCGCCCGGGTTGCTGCGCTTGCCGGCATCCAGTTGGATGCTTCGGTCACCGGCATTCTGTCGGTACTTGTCTTTGGTGCCGGAACCAACTACGCGCTGCTGCTGATTGCCCGATACCGGGATGAACTTCGTCTCGTTGAGGACCGTCGTGAGGCAATGTCGCGGGCACTCCGCGGAGCCGGCCCCGCCATCATCGCCAGCGGCGGAACCGTAGTGTTGGCGTTGCTCACGCTCGCTTTCGCTGAGCTTCAGGGCAACCGCGCGCTTGGCATCGCGTGTGCAACAGGTGTGGTCATTGCGATGATCTTTGCCCTGGTCGTATTGCCTGCAGCGCTTGTGCTCTTTGGCCGCGGACTCTTTTGGCCCTACATTCCGAAGTTTGGCAGTGAGGGAAGCGCCGAACGCGGTGTTTGGCACAAGCTTGGTGTCTTCGTTTCTCAGAAACCCGTCGCGGTCGCCATTCTGGGCGCTGTCGTTCTTGGCGCTCTCTCATTGGGCGTTCCGCAGATCAAGATCGGGCTGTCGCAGACTGAGAGCTTTACGCAGGTTCCCGAAGCGGTTCAGGGTCAGGACATCATTGCGGATGCATTCCCTGCCGGGAGCGGTTCACCCGCGTCGGTGGTTGTGGATTCTGACTACGCCGACGAAGTTGCTCAGGCGGCCGAAGGCGTTAATGGTGTCGATTCGGTCCGCATCGGCGAAAGCACCGCCACGATTACCCAGATCTCTGTGGTGCTGGATGATGCAGCAGAAACTGAGGCATCGTTCGCCGCGATCGAAGCACTTCGCTCGGAGCTCTCAACAATCGATGGTGCCAACGCGCTTGTGGGGGGCTTAGATGCTCAAGCACTTGATGTGGAGCGAGCTCAGCAGGCAGATCAGGATCTTGTGATTCCGCTCATCCTGGGGTTGGTCTTTATTGTTCTTGTCATCCTGCTTCGCTCTTTGGTGGCACCGATCGTGCTCTTGCTGACGGTGGTGGCGTCCTTCTTCGCCAGCCTCGGAGCGAGTTGGTTGCTCTTCGAGTCAGTATTCGGCTTCCCCGCGATTGACACCAATGTTGTCTTGTTTAGTTTCCTGTTCTTGGTTGCGCTGGGCGTTGACTACAACATCTTCCTTGTGACCCGTGCTCGCGAGGAGGCTCTTGAGCACGGCACACGCGTCGGGATGATCCGAGCGCTGGCATCCACGGGTGGGGTGATCACGAGCGCGGGTATTCTTCTCGCCGCGGTGTTCGCGGTGCTTGGTGTACTGCCGCTGATCACGCTCACCCAGATCGGCATCATCGTGTGCATTGGTGTGCTGCTCGACACCTTGCTCGTTCGTACCGTCATTGTGCCGTCGCTCGCGTTCATCGCCGGCGAGAAGTTCTGGTGGCCGGGTCGTGCGATTTTGGTGAGCGCCGAGGTGAGCACGTCGGACCAGTCAGCGCCGAAGCATGCGGCACCGAAGCACACCGCAGGGAAGCACACGGTGGATCACTAG
- the tsf gene encoding translation elongation factor Ts → MADFSLEDLKTLRERLGTGMVETKNALVEAGGDLDKATELLRLRGAKSNAKRSDRSTSEGLIAAQSSGATTTIIELACETDFVAKSDKFVALGEAVAAAVAAAGASTVEEGLAASAGSSSVEQLISDEAAILGEKFELRRLVTLEGNSFEVYLHRTNKDLPPQVGVVVAYTGGDAETARGIAQHISFAAPTYLSRDDVPTDDVENERRIVEEISRGEGKPDAALPKIVEGRLGAFFKQVALLDQDYARDNKVSIAKVAADAGITVTGFTRFKVGA, encoded by the coding sequence ATGGCAGACTTTAGTCTCGAAGACCTCAAGACCCTGCGTGAGCGCCTCGGCACCGGCATGGTCGAAACCAAGAACGCGCTCGTTGAAGCCGGCGGTGACCTCGATAAGGCCACCGAGCTGCTGCGCTTGCGCGGCGCTAAGAGCAACGCCAAGCGTTCTGACCGCTCCACCAGCGAGGGCCTCATCGCTGCACAGTCTTCTGGTGCAACAACGACCATCATTGAGCTCGCCTGCGAGACCGATTTCGTTGCAAAGAGTGACAAGTTCGTGGCGCTCGGCGAGGCTGTTGCTGCTGCCGTCGCCGCTGCTGGTGCATCAACCGTTGAGGAAGGTCTTGCGGCATCCGCAGGATCGTCTTCGGTTGAGCAGCTCATCAGCGACGAAGCCGCGATCCTCGGTGAAAAGTTCGAACTTCGTCGTCTCGTTACGCTCGAGGGCAACTCGTTTGAGGTGTACCTGCACCGCACGAACAAGGACCTCCCGCCGCAGGTTGGCGTTGTCGTTGCGTACACGGGTGGCGATGCAGAAACCGCTCGTGGAATTGCCCAGCACATTTCGTTCGCTGCGCCCACGTACCTCTCACGTGATGACGTTCCGACAGATGATGTCGAGAATGAGCGTCGCATAGTTGAGGAGATCAGCCGCGGAGAGGGTAAGCCCGATGCTGCGCTCCCTAAAATCGTAGAGGGCCGTCTTGGGGCGTTCTTCAAGCAGGTCGCCCTGCTTGACCAAGACTATGCCCGCGACAATAAGGTGTCGATCGCTAAGGTCGCCGCTGACGCGGGCATCACCGTTACTGGTTTTACACGTTTCAAGGTAGGCGCCTAA
- a CDS encoding tyrosine recombinase XerC, translating to MNLPLLVDTFAAYLAADRGFSVHTVRSYRSDLANLVEFAAEHGASEPDDLDLELLRDWLWHASTAGLAKSTLARRAAAARGFSGWLEKTNHASTDAAARLKAPKAERHLPRVLNRDQMSEMLQSVAARASSADPVAVRDLAIVELLYASALRVSELTGLSVNDIDHSRLTVRVLGKGSKERVVPFGIPAHRAISDYLERARPQLTGEGAGDAAFFVGARGKRLSPRTVYEMVAHLLAEVPGSGGSGPHTLRHTAATHLLDGGADLRAVQEMLGHASLGTTQLYTHVSTERLRESYRTAHPRA from the coding sequence GTGAACCTTCCCCTCCTCGTTGACACGTTCGCGGCGTATCTTGCGGCCGATCGAGGGTTCAGCGTGCACACTGTGCGTTCGTATCGTTCCGACCTCGCCAATCTGGTCGAGTTCGCGGCCGAGCACGGGGCGAGTGAGCCCGACGATCTCGACCTTGAGTTATTGCGAGATTGGCTGTGGCACGCATCCACTGCGGGTCTCGCGAAGTCGACTCTTGCTCGACGGGCCGCTGCGGCGCGCGGCTTCAGCGGCTGGTTGGAGAAGACCAATCATGCGTCAACGGATGCCGCAGCACGACTAAAAGCACCGAAGGCTGAGCGACATCTTCCCCGTGTCCTCAATCGCGATCAAATGTCCGAGATGTTGCAGAGTGTCGCGGCGCGCGCCTCATCCGCCGACCCGGTTGCTGTGCGGGATTTGGCTATTGTCGAGTTGCTCTACGCTTCAGCGCTCCGCGTGAGCGAGCTGACCGGGTTGAGCGTGAACGACATTGACCATTCGCGGCTCACCGTGCGTGTCCTTGGCAAGGGATCCAAGGAAAGGGTCGTGCCGTTCGGCATCCCTGCGCACCGGGCTATCTCTGACTACCTGGAGCGTGCTCGCCCACAGCTCACCGGCGAAGGTGCCGGGGATGCGGCATTCTTTGTCGGTGCGCGAGGCAAGCGCTTGAGCCCTCGTACTGTCTACGAAATGGTTGCTCACTTGCTGGCGGAGGTGCCGGGGTCTGGGGGCTCGGGCCCGCACACGCTGCGCCATACCGCCGCTACTCATCTTCTCGATGGTGGGGCAGACTTGCGGGCAGTGCAGGAGATGTTGGGGCACGCCAGCTTGGGCACAACACAGCTGTACACGCACGTGTCAACGGAGCGTCTGCGCGAAAGCTATCGCACGGCGCACCCTCGGGCCTAG
- the pyrH gene encoding UMP kinase, with the protein MTTQRKRRVLLKLSGEAFGGGQLGVNPDVVSALAKEIAAASAEVEIAIVVGGGNFFRGAELSQRGMDRGRADYMGMLGTVMNALALQDFLEQAGVATRVQSAIAMTQVAEPYIPLRAERHLEKGRVVIFGAGAGLPYFSTDTVAAQRALEIGAEEVLVAKNGVDGVYDADPRSNPDARKLDSISFQDALVQGLKVVDSTAFSLCMDNSMPMLVFGMEPAGNLTRAIVGEQIGTRVHG; encoded by the coding sequence ATGACAACACAACGCAAACGCCGGGTGCTGCTGAAGCTGTCGGGAGAAGCCTTCGGCGGTGGCCAACTCGGTGTCAATCCCGATGTCGTGTCGGCGCTAGCCAAAGAGATCGCTGCCGCTTCTGCAGAGGTCGAAATCGCGATCGTTGTTGGTGGTGGAAACTTCTTCCGCGGTGCAGAACTCAGCCAGCGTGGAATGGATCGAGGTCGGGCTGACTACATGGGCATGCTGGGTACTGTCATGAACGCCCTTGCCCTGCAAGATTTCCTTGAGCAGGCAGGCGTTGCAACCCGGGTTCAGTCGGCTATTGCAATGACTCAGGTTGCTGAGCCGTACATCCCCTTACGTGCTGAACGCCATCTCGAGAAGGGTCGCGTTGTGATCTTCGGTGCGGGTGCAGGGCTTCCCTACTTCTCGACCGATACGGTCGCAGCGCAGCGCGCTCTTGAGATCGGCGCAGAAGAAGTGCTGGTGGCCAAAAACGGTGTCGACGGCGTTTACGATGCAGACCCCCGCAGCAATCCGGATGCTCGCAAGCTTGATTCGATCAGCTTTCAAGATGCGCTTGTACAGGGCCTCAAAGTTGTCGACTCCACCGCTTTTAGCCTCTGCATGGACAACTCTATGCCGATGCTTGTTTTCGGGATGGAGCCGGCAGGAAACCTCACGCGAGCAATCGTTGGGGAGCAGATCGGAACCCGCGTTCACGGCTAA
- a CDS encoding M23 family metallopeptidase, with protein sequence MIRTVVCTLLSLALVTLSGTAARGASATTWDWPVADPHPIVRPYIAPETPYSAGHRGIDIAVGLITEARAPTAGVVHFVGTVVDRPVLSIRHPNGLISSYEPVTSTLTRGDAVSRGQVIGEVQAGHCVSICLHFGVRLDGDYVSPLNYLSEIPRAVLLPTRAPP encoded by the coding sequence ATGATTCGAACTGTTGTCTGCACACTTCTCTCGCTGGCTCTAGTCACTCTCAGCGGGACGGCGGCACGTGGTGCGTCAGCGACTACGTGGGATTGGCCTGTTGCGGATCCGCATCCGATCGTTCGGCCCTACATTGCGCCAGAGACTCCCTACTCCGCCGGCCATCGGGGTATCGACATCGCTGTGGGGCTAATCACTGAAGCACGGGCTCCTACCGCCGGTGTCGTGCACTTCGTCGGCACCGTCGTCGACCGCCCCGTTCTCTCGATACGGCATCCAAATGGGCTAATTTCCAGCTATGAGCCGGTGACAAGCACCCTCACACGCGGAGATGCGGTATCTCGGGGCCAGGTAATCGGCGAAGTGCAGGCAGGCCACTGTGTGAGCATATGCCTGCACTTCGGGGTGCGTCTCGATGGCGACTACGTGTCGCCGCTCAACTACCTGAGCGAAATCCCTCGCGCCGTGCTGCTGCCGACGCGAGCGCCACCGTAA
- the frr gene encoding ribosome recycling factor: MISDVLAEASEKMDKAVEAAKDDFGTVRTGRANPALFQKVLVDYYGTPTPLQQLASMVNQEARTLLITPFDKSALKDIEKAIAGAHHLGASVGNDGSVIRATLPELTEERRKDFVKIVRDKAEQARVSLRNVRRKAKDDLDSLTEVGEDEIARAEKELEASTKAHVDAIDDALKRKETELLEV; the protein is encoded by the coding sequence GTGATCAGTGATGTTCTAGCCGAGGCTAGCGAAAAGATGGATAAGGCTGTCGAAGCTGCCAAAGACGACTTCGGCACAGTGCGCACTGGTCGTGCCAACCCAGCGCTTTTTCAAAAGGTGCTCGTCGACTACTATGGAACGCCCACGCCGCTGCAGCAGCTCGCGTCGATGGTGAATCAGGAGGCACGCACGCTTCTCATCACCCCATTCGACAAGTCTGCGCTCAAAGATATCGAGAAGGCCATCGCTGGGGCCCACCACTTGGGTGCCAGTGTCGGCAACGATGGCAGCGTTATCCGTGCCACACTGCCGGAGCTAACCGAAGAACGTCGTAAAGATTTCGTCAAGATCGTTCGGGATAAAGCAGAGCAGGCTCGAGTGTCTCTGCGAAACGTGCGCCGCAAAGCTAAAGACGATTTGGATTCTCTCACCGAGGTTGGTGAAGATGAGATTGCGCGCGCCGAGAAGGAACTCGAAGCGAGCACCAAAGCGCACGTAGACGCGATTGACGACGCTCTCAAACGCAAAGAGACTGAGCTGCTCGAGGTCTGA
- a CDS encoding MarR family winged helix-turn-helix transcriptional regulator: MQDSGQAPGRDPARRSTRLLRDILDTNEEFEQHVGRTLAINATDLQAMEHLIMHGPLPPTELSRRLNISTAAVTTVIDRLIGVGHVTRQQHPTDRRSVLVVPNPRSVESAMSTLMPMIMGIDRVLDEFDDTEKLVIERYLDRVVTIYRDQLPEAGDTAGAKPAGPKPAAPRSRVRAPGPRRTSWMP, from the coding sequence ATGCAAGACAGTGGACAGGCACCGGGGCGCGATCCGGCGCGCCGCTCTACTCGGCTGCTGCGCGACATCCTCGACACCAACGAAGAATTCGAACAGCATGTTGGGCGAACCCTCGCCATCAACGCGACCGACCTGCAGGCGATGGAACACCTGATCATGCACGGGCCGTTGCCCCCCACCGAACTTTCTCGTCGGCTCAACATTTCAACCGCGGCCGTTACCACAGTTATTGACCGCCTCATCGGCGTCGGGCACGTCACGCGACAACAACATCCCACGGATCGGCGCAGTGTGCTGGTTGTGCCCAACCCACGGTCAGTGGAATCTGCGATGTCAACGCTCATGCCCATGATTATGGGAATCGACCGGGTTCTCGACGAATTCGATGACACAGAAAAATTGGTCATCGAACGCTACCTTGACCGAGTCGTCACCATCTACCGCGATCAGCTCCCCGAAGCGGGAGACACCGCTGGGGCGAAACCCGCAGGCCCAAAACCCGCAGCGCCCCGCTCGCGGGTTCGAGCGCCAGGGCCGCGACGCACATCATGGATGCCCTGA
- the rpsB gene encoding 30S ribosomal protein S2 encodes MAVVTIRQLLDSGVHFGHQTRRWNPKMKRFILTERSGSHIIDLQQSLAHIDATYDYVKETVAHGGTILFVGTKKQAQGTIAEQAQRVGQPYVNQRWLGGLLTNFQTVSKRLARMKELEEVDFDDTTRGFTKKELLIQKRELTKLQKSLGGIRNLTKTPSAIWIVDTKKEHLAIDEAHKLGIPVIAILDTNCDPDDVAYPIPGNDDAIRSVGLLTRIVADAAAEGLIQRHQKPEEGKEVEPMAAWEAELLGQADTDAKAEEPAKVEKAEEPAKVEKVEEPAKVEKAEEPAKAEKAEEPAEVEKVEEPAKTGKDEAKAAKPAAKPAAKKPAAKAADAADDKK; translated from the coding sequence ATGGCCGTCGTAACCATCCGCCAGCTGCTCGACAGCGGCGTGCACTTCGGACACCAGACTCGTCGTTGGAACCCGAAAATGAAGCGCTTTATTCTGACCGAGCGCTCAGGCAGCCACATCATCGACCTTCAGCAGTCACTTGCTCACATCGACGCGACGTATGACTACGTCAAGGAGACGGTCGCCCACGGCGGAACCATCCTCTTCGTTGGTACCAAGAAGCAGGCACAGGGCACCATTGCAGAGCAGGCTCAGCGCGTGGGTCAGCCCTACGTCAACCAGCGCTGGCTCGGCGGGCTCCTCACCAACTTCCAGACGGTTTCCAAGCGCCTTGCTCGCATGAAGGAGCTCGAAGAGGTCGACTTCGATGACACCACACGTGGTTTCACCAAGAAGGAACTGCTCATTCAGAAGCGCGAGCTGACGAAACTGCAGAAAAGCCTCGGTGGAATCCGTAACCTTACGAAGACCCCCTCCGCTATCTGGATCGTCGACACCAAGAAAGAGCACCTCGCAATCGACGAAGCTCACAAGCTCGGCATCCCGGTTATCGCGATCCTCGACACCAACTGCGACCCCGACGACGTGGCCTACCCGATCCCGGGCAATGACGACGCGATCCGTTCGGTTGGCCTCCTCACCCGCATCGTCGCTGACGCTGCTGCTGAGGGACTCATCCAGCGTCACCAGAAGCCGGAAGAGGGCAAAGAAGTAGAGCCCATGGCTGCGTGGGAAGCTGAGCTTCTTGGCCAGGCCGACACAGACGCCAAGGCTGAAGAGCCCGCCAAGGTCGAGAAGGCTGAAGAGCCCGCCAAGGTCGAGAAGGTCGAAGAGCCCGCCAAGGTCGAGAAGGCTGAAGAGCCCGCCAAGGCCGAGAAGGCTGAAGAGCCCGCCGAGGTCGAGAAGGTCGAAGAGCCCGCCAAGACCGGCAAGGACGAAGCGAAAGCAGCAAAGCCTGCTGCCAAGCCCGCAGCAAAGAAGCCCGCCGCGAAGGCCGCTGACGCAGCCGACGACAAGAAGTAA